From a region of the Salvelinus alpinus chromosome 2, SLU_Salpinus.1, whole genome shotgun sequence genome:
- the LOC139567599 gene encoding polycomb complex protein BMI-1-like yields MDKMQPSRLKITELNPNLVCPLCVGYFIDATTIVECLHSFCKTCIVAFLETNKFCPRCDVQVHKTCPQLSIRSDKTLQDIVYKLVPGLFKDEMKRRRDFYTNQENQHLEPGEVVEEPTIIAEDEIISLSIQFHEKNKSDTQPVDTEGDNTNSKRFLQCPAAMTVLHLAKFLRSKMDIPNTLRIEVLYADEPLKDYYTLMDIAYMYSWRRNGPLPLQYWVKPTRKRRRLSQGAAQAHSDGVNTSPTSESDSHSDKALSPAGQAPRASTLPSPALRGQPSTLQSPSGTTGPNGTQRLPLASKSGSNARKVNVNGKSNGAATETRGGDKGAVPAPT; encoded by the exons ATGGATAAAATGCAACCCAGTCGGCTAAAAATCACAGAGCTGAATCCTAACCTGGTATGCCCACTGTGTGTGGGATACTTCATCGATGCCACAACCATCGTGGAGTGCTTGCACTCAT TCTGCAAGACGTGCATTGTTGCCTTCCTGGAAACCAACAAGTTCTGCCCCAGATGTGATGTGCAAGTACACAAGACGTGTCCACAGCTCAGCATCAG GTCAGACAAGACTCTACAGGACATTGTATACAAGCTGGTGCCTGGATTATTCAAAG ATGAGATGAAACGAAGGCGGGACTTCTACACAAACCAGGAAAACCAACACCTGGAGCCAGGAGAAGTGGTGGAGGAGCCAACTATTATTGCAGAAGATGAAATCATCAGTCTCTCCATTCAGTTCCATGAGAAGAACAA AAGTGACACACAACCTGTGGATACAGAAGGAGACAAT ACCAACAGCAAACGCTTCCTGCAATGCCCGGCAGCCATGACAGTCCTGCACTTAGCCAAGTTCCTGCGTAGCAAGATGGACATTCCAAACACCTTACGG ATTGAAGTGCTGTACGCTGATGAGCCCTTAAAGGACTACTACACGCTGATGGATATTGCCTACATGTATTCTTGGCGACGT AATGGCCCCCTCCCCCTGCAGTACTGGGTCAAGCCCACCCGGAAGCGTCGAAGGCTGTCCCAAGGTGCCGCCCAGGCCCACTCCGACGGCGTCAACACAAGCCCCACCTCTGAGAGCGACTCCCACAGCGACAAGGCCCTGAGCCCAGCTGGTCAGGCCCCCAGAGCCTCCACCCTGCCCAGCCCTGCCCTCAGAGGCCAACCCTCTACCCTTCAGAGCCCCAGCGGTACCACAGGACCCAACGGTACTCAACGGCTCCCTCTAGCCTCCAAGTCAGGGAGCAACGCCCGCAAGGTGAATGTCAACGGCAAAAGCAATGGAGCGGCGACTGAGACAAGGGGAGGGGACAAAGGGGCTGTACCAGCCCCAACCTAA
- the LOC139567596 gene encoding pre-mRNA-splicing factor CWC25 homolog: protein MGGGDLNLKKSWHPQTMKNIERVWKAEQKHEAEVKKIEELQKELREERAREDITRFAQQTGALKKKDDRLDWMYQGPGGQVSRDEYLLGRPVDKQITQQFEEPESGPSDQTGLLPGSIFNLSTPASNLDMAAKIREDPLFDIKKREEEKKREVLTNPVKMKKIKEMLRQNLEKKDKKKKRKKDKKEKREEKERRKEKKHKRRSLSSSSVDEDKKHRHHSKEESKETTHSRSHHRSVPAGYGLQFPAGRHHQSSKPPNHLRHRSQERSRSRSPQRTDGNGHHSSHRTDNHSSHKSENHSSHRTDQFKVPQFHRPKAPPSPQNDCHQRRQSSTTKCLSAEELEKKRREMMDYAKQRDEERESNIRSYKRQDEQEKEREKEKGGKHDRNAGFIHNMKLESASTSSLEDRVKRNIQSIQRTPASLEKNFMRR from the exons ATGGGAGGAGGTGATCTC AACTTGAAGAAGAGCTGGCATCCCCAGACTATGAAAAACATAGAGCGGGTATGGAAGGCTGAACAGAAGCACGAGGCTGAGGTGAAAAAGATTGAGGAGCTTCAGAAGGAGCTGAGAGAGGAACGAGCTCGAGAAGATATAACCAGATTCGCTCAGCAGACTGGGGCTCTAAA GAAAAAAGATGACCGGTTGGACTGGATGTACCAGGGGCCAGGTGGTCAGGTGTCCCGTGATGAGTACCTGCTGGGCCGCCCCGTCGACAAGCAGATCACCCAGCAGTTTGAGGAGCCAGAGAGCGGTCCATCCGATCAAACCGGCCTCCTGCCTGGCTCAATCTTCAACCTCTCCACCCCTGCATCCAACCTCGACATGGCCGCCAAGATCAGAGAGGACCCGCTGTTTGATATCAA GAaacgggaggaggagaagaagagggaggtcTTGACAAACCCAGTGAAAATGAAGAAGATCAAAGAAATG CTGCGTCAGAATCTTGAAAAGAAAGACAAgaaaaagaagaggaagaaggacAAGAAGGAGaaaagggaggagaaagagaggagaaaggagaagaagCATAAGAGAAGGAGCTTGAGCTCAAGCTCTGTGGACGAAGACAAAAAACACAG GCACCATTCTAAAGAGGAATCCAAAGAAACAACCCACTCACGTTCCCACCATCGCAGTGTCCCCGCTGGCTATGGACTACAG TTTCCAGCTGGGAGGCATCATCAGTCCTCAAAGCCCCCCAACCACTTAAGGCACCGTTCTCAGGAGAGGAGCCGCTCTCGATCGCCTCAAAGGACAGACGGGAACGGCCATCATTCCTCTCACAGGACAGACAACCACTCCTCTCACAAATCAGAGAACCACTCATCCCACAGGACAGACCAGTTCAAAGTTCCACAGTTTCATCGCCCCAAAGCCCCCCCCAGCCCACAGAACGATTGCCACCAAAGGCGTCAGAGTAGTACCACCAA ATGTCTCTCTGCTGAAGAgctggagaagaagaggagggagatgatGGACTATGCCAAACAGAGAGACGAAGAGCGTGAAAGCAACATTAGAAGTTACAAACGACAGGATGAACAGGAGAAGGAGCGGGAGAAAGAGAAAGGCGGCAAGCATGACCGCAACGCTGGCTTTATCCA TAACATGAAGCTGGAGAGTGCCTCCACCTCTTCCTTGGAGGATCGAGTCAAGAGAAACATCCAATCCATACAGAGGACCCCCGCATCCCTGGAGAAGAATTTCATGAGGAGATGA
- the LOC139567598 gene encoding proteasome subunit beta type-3: protein MSIMSYNGGAVMAMKGKQCVAIAADRRFGVQAQMVTTDFQKIFPMGDRLYIGLAGLATDVQTVSQRLKFRLNLYELKEGRQIKPKTFMSMVSNLLYERRFGPYYIEPVIAGLDPKTFEPFICSLDLIGCPMVTEDFVVSGTCSEQMYGMCESLWEPDMEPEDLFETISQAMLNAVDRDAVSGMGVIVQVIEKDKITTRTLKARMD, encoded by the exons ATG TCTATTATGTCCTATAATGGTGGTGCCGTCATGGCGATGAAGGGTAAGCAATGTGTAGCCATTGCAGCAGATCGAAGATTCGGTGTACAGGCTCAGATGGTGACCACAGACTTCCAGAAGATCTTTCCCATGGGAGACAGACTCTACATTGGCCTGGCTGGTCTGGCTACTGACGTACAGACAGT TTCCCAGAGGCTCAAGTTCAGATTGAACCTCTATGAGCTGAAGGAGGGGCGTCAGATCAAACCCAAGACATTCATGAGCATGGTCTCCAACCTGCTGTATGAGAGGAG ATTTGGGCCATACTACATTGAGCCTGTGATCGCTGGGCTGGACCCCAAGACCTTTGAGCCATTTATCTGCTCGCTGGACCTGATTGGCTGCCCCATGGTGACAGAGGACTTTGTTGTGAGCGGCACTTGCTCAGAGCAGATGTACGGCATGTGTGAATCTCTCTGGGAGCCAGACATG GAACCAGAGGACCTGTTTGAGACCATCTCCCAAGCCATGCTGAATGCAGTGGACAGGGATGCTGTTTCAGGCATGGGTGTCATTGTGCAAGTCAT TGAGAAGGACAAGATCACCACACGTACCCTGAAGGCCAGAATGGATTAA
- the LOC139567595 gene encoding transcription factor Sp6-like yields MAHPYEPWLRTAPPGGSSDEMNVPSWWDLHTGPGSWMDLQAGQGVGLQAVGQSSMGLQSSLGPYGSEPQLCTPAQLAQLAPASHSAHSHLYPQDGFKMEPLGGPELLQPESYSLEEPQEGATSVRPKPQRRSASRGSGQSVCRCPNCVHAEQMGQSTDDDRRKHMHNCHIPGCGKAYAKTSHLKAHLRWHSGDRPFVCNWLFCGKRFTRSDELQRHLQTHTGAKKFSCTMCPRVFMRNDHLAKHMRTHESPSGPGEERMYGEGGRMGKSFDTPSPQPSHATASDTEAPLKQPKCEKDPSGTGQSS; encoded by the coding sequence ATGGCCCACCCCTATGAACCCTGGTTACGGACAGCACCCCCTGGTGGCAGCTCAGACGAGATGAACGTTCCCTCATGGTGGGACCTCCACACCGGGCCAGGGAGCTGGATGGACCTGCAGGCGGGCCAGGGTGTGGGCTTACAGGCAGTTGGTCAGAGCTCCATGGGGCTGCAGTCCTCCCTGGGACCTTACGGCTCCGAGCCCCAGCTGTGTACTCCTGCTCAGTTAGCCCAGCTGGCCCCAGCCTCACACTCAGCTCACTCTCACCTCTACCCCCAGGATGGCTTCAAGATGGAGCCGCTGGGAGGACCTGAGCTCCTGCAGCCGGAGTCATACTCcctggaggagccacaggagGGTGCCACCTCGGTCCGGCCCAAGCCCCAGCGCCGCTCTGCCTCCAGGGGCTCGGGCCAGTCTGTGTGCCGGTGCCCCAACTGTGTCCACGCCGAGCAGATGGGCCAGAGCACCGATGACGACCGGAGGAAACACATGCACAACTGCCACATCCCGGGCTGCGGCAAGGCCTACGCCAAGACCTCCCACCTGAAGGCCCACCTGCGCTGGCACAGCGGGGACCGGCCCTTCGTCTGCAACTGGCTCTTCTGCGGCAAGCGCTTCACGCGCTCCGACGAACTTCAGCGACACCTGCAGACGCACACCGGCGCCAAGAAGTTCAGCTGCACCATGTGTCCCCGCGTGTTCATGCGCAACGACCACCTGGCCAAGCACATGCGCACGCACGAGTCTCCATCCGGgccaggggaggagaggatgtaTGGAGAGGGGGGCAGAATGGGGAAGAGCTTTGACACGCCTTCTCCTCAGCCCTCCCACGCCACTGCATCTGACACAGAGGCACCCCTTAAGCAGCCGAAATGTGAGAAAGACCCCTCTGGGACAGGACAGTCCAGCTAA
- the LOC139567597 gene encoding phosphatidylinositol 5-phosphate 4-kinase type-2 beta encodes MSSNCTSVAPVSASKTKTKKKHFIGQKVKLFRASEPILSVLMWGVNHTINELSNVPVPVMLMPDDFKAYSKIKVDNHLFNKENLPSRFKFKEYCPMVFRNLRERFCIDDQDYQNSLTRSAPLNSDSQGRFGNRFLSSYDHRFVIKTVSSEDIAEMHNILKKYHQFIVECHGSTLLPQFLGMYRLTVDGVETYMVVTRNVFSHRLTVHRKYDLKGSTVSREASDKEKAKELPTFKDNDFLNEGQKLQIGDDNKKYFLEKLKRDVEFLATLKIMDYSLLVGIHDVDRAEQEEMEVEAGGEEEEYENDGMGGALTGSFGTPPDSPGNPLNFGGFFGPGEFDPSVDVYAIKSNDSAVKKEVYFMAIIDILTHYDAKKKAAHAAKTVKHGAGAEISTVNPEQYSKRFFEFMSNILS; translated from the exons ATGTCATCCAACTGTACCAGCGTTGCGCCGGTGAGCGCTAGCAAAACGAAGACGAAAAAGAAACATTTTATAGGACAGAAAGTGAAATTATTCCGTGCAAGTGAGCCTATTCTCAGCGTTTTAATGTGGGGTGTCAACCATACG ATCAACGAGTTAAGTAACGTGCCTGTACCAGTAATGCTGATGCCTGATGATTTTAAAGCCTACAGTAAGATCAAAGTGGACAACCACCTATTTAACAA AGAAAACCTGCCCAGCCGCTTCAAATTCAAAGAGTACTGCCCTATGGTGTTCCGCAACCTGAGGGAGAGGTTCTGCATCGATGACCAGGATTACCAG AACTCTCTGACGAGGAGCGCCCCGCTGAACAGCGACTCCCAGGGGCGCTTTGGCAACCGCTTCCTGTCCAGCTACGACCACCGCTTCGTCATCAAGACGGTGTCCAGCGAAGACATCGCCGAGATGCACAACATCCTCAAGAAGTACCACCAG TTCATAGTGGAGTGTCATGGCAGCACTCTGCTCCCCCAGTTCCTGGGCATGTATCGGCTAACAGTGGACGGGGTTGAGACGTACATGGTGGTGACCCGTAATGTATTCAGCCACCGTCTCACCGTGCACCGCAAGTACGACCTGAAG GGTTCCACGGTCTCAAGGGAAGCCAGTGACAAAGAGAAG GCCAAGGAACTCCCCACCTTTAAGGACAACGACTTTCTGAACGAGGGCCAGAAGCTGCAGATAGGAGATGACAACAAGAAGTACTTCTTGGAGAAACTAAAGCGCGACGTAGAG TTTCTGGCCACTCTAAAGATCATGGACTACAGTCTACTGGTGGGGATCCATGATGTGGACCGGGCAGAgcaggaggagatggaggtggaggcaggaggagaggaggaggagtacgaGAACGATGGGATGGGAGGAGCACTCACCGGCTCCTTCGGCACCCCTCCAGACAGCCCTGGGAACCCCCTCAACTTTGGCGGGTTCTTCGGCCCTGGCGAGTTCGACCCCTCCGTGGACGTCTACGCAATTAAGAGCAACGACA GTGCTGTGAAGAAAGAAGTGTACTTCATGGCTATCATCGACATCCTCACACACTACGATGCTAAGAAAAAAGCTGCACATGCTGCCAAAACTGTGAAACATGGG GCTGGGGCAGAGATCTCCACCGTAAACCCAGAGCAGTACTCCAAAAGATTCTTTGAGTTCATGTCCAACATCCTGTCATAG